The Ptychodera flava strain L36383 chromosome 3, AS_Pfla_20210202, whole genome shotgun sequence region TGGGCGAGTGaattttatggttgatttttctCCAGCTAGCATTTACTCCAACAATCCGTCAACACAAAACCTTCCAAGGAACAAACCATtctcaggtgccgccaactggtaaatttcatcagtttcgcaaaatcatcataaAACAGATTTTGTAGGTTGATATGCCgatttttacttatttttgaccttgacctaaaatttggaggccCTCCCATTGGCATGtgcggaaaatatgccctcctactgaattttgatgcccactgccctccagtatctatggtatGCCacccccactgccctctccccactactgaaatccCACATTGCCCACTAGTAGATGCCCACTGGgcgttcgtgtcggctacatagacGATCTGCCCAACCCAGATAAACGCAAAACCGTGCGAGCAGTATGTCtcggaacattgctcccctctaagttcaGCTCTAAGTTGACGCTTGATCTCTCCGATCCCTCCTTCGTAGTATTTTCCtgtacccactgtcaaaaattttatcATCGCcaactaaaaataaaatttcttcccCTCCCAAAGTAAATATTGAGATTTATCCCCCCgaccgctgattagttttgaaatttgcccgcccgctgaaaaactgcgcacgaatacctttttgcacgaacagcttagttgacAGCACCTGCATTCTTTAGTTTCCATCATAAAGTCTTTTATCGTGACAGATTTGTACGGCATCATGAATGCTACATCCTGTTGACGAGTGCAGGTACGCCTGGCTTGAGTAGGCCTATATTCTATGGCAGACTGAACTGTTTAATCCGAGGTCTCTTGACGGTCGCCAGACATAAAATATTGCGTGATTGGTTGACTGAAATCGTTCGACAATTCAGCCAACGGCAGTTACAATCGCATAATGTAAAAGATCTTGTACTCCATGCCAGTGGACATTAATTAGGGTAGTAGCATGGCACGTCCGCAAAGATAAACTTATAAGCATCCTTCATGACAGTTGGCTGTCATAAAATGTCACAAAGTGTACAAATGTAATGTCCATGTTTTCTCTCCAATCTCTGCTCCGGTTTCACTCGTATCGGTTTTTATGTTTTCGCTTTATTCATTGCCTTATCTTTATCTTTCCCGTCCCTGACAAACGCATAGTGTCGCATACTGGGTGGAATGAATACTACCGTTGTTTTCCCGTTGTGATTAATCACAGAGTGTCATGATGTACTATTTTTAGGCAAAGAAAGATCATTCAGAAATTTCTGTACGTCAGTCCTTGACAACAGCCAGCTTATGGATGCAAAGTAGTGTAATTAAGTCTAACGAGGTGGCACATTCAATTACAATTCGCAAATTTTAATGTCCGCATGCATTTCATAGTTGCCGTAACGATTAATAAAAGTGTGCTTAACATCATCCTTTAAGATAATTGCATCATCTAGTTGGCGGGGAGGGACTTCTGCATAGAGAGACACGGGGTCCAGTCGTGCTATATTTATCCATCTCTGAACAAAAAAGCCTTAGGAGTGTGTAATCAAAATATTGGTCGACGAATTAAACATCAATGttaactttatttatttatttatttgttatacttttatttatatttattctttatttatttattatactaTCTATTATACTTCCTCACTGGCATTCAAAGATAACAAGAGTGAACATAGACagtcaaaaataataaaacaatgaTATTACATTAAACGAAAATTATGCAAAAGATCAACCATGCATTGGTTTGTTTCCATAGATAAGACATAGTATCATAACCTATAGGATCATAGAGAAGACATAGTATCATAACCTATTGGATCGacgatttcaaaaatatacaatatcatTATGTGAAATGATACATTGTTCTTCCCGTGAAATGGAACTAATTCATGCAtctctgagtaatggctctgaatgtaatgaaattttgatagcATGCTTTCAAGTCATATTTCCTAAATTGGTTTCTCTAAGATTTGATTGGGCAGGCTTCAGAGGAGTGTGTGAATGACTGTACTTGTTGTTTATTCATTGTTCCCCGGTGTAAACATTGGCCATAAATTGCTTTAGGGCGGAAGCATGCATGCGGCACAATAGCAATGTCCCCGGAATATGCTAACGGTGATGAATACAATTTGAAAGAATCATTCACCCTTAAGTTTAGGATTTAAAGCCACTGTACAGTAACAATTGAATCGGCAGAATTTCATACCTGTACACGTGACAGAGGTCCAGGTCTCTGAACATTAATTGGGCTGAGTTGACATGACATGAGGCCTACGCTGGATTGGAATATTTGTTTAAAACCTCAGGTCACTTAAGGTCACAAGATATGGACtacagctctgacagtagacaAATGAATGCAGAAACCAACAATCCAGGGTTGTTCACCAAACTGCCGAACTGTAATCTCTCGTCGGTCTGATTATTCAACCTTGCTGATCCAAAAACTAACCAGTGACTATATTCTTCTACGGCCTATGCCTTGACATATAGAACATTCAATTAAACAAATATAACAAGAATTTACCAATCGAATGCTTCGAATTAGTTTGACAATTATTGTTGTTGATTTAATTAAGTTGTGCTTAGGTGTACaacatatatatgtgatatttcAATGTCACAAAAAAGTATTACATGTGTTATACATTGAAGTCTATGGGCGCAATTGTAAGGCTGTAGCTGttaattgttttgtttgaaCGTCTTTTCCTGGCAAATTGTCTCCCTTTCCAGTATGCCCATGATAGCCAACCGTTGTTGTCATTTCTCATGCCCATGCATACTGTAACAGTCTGCATTATAGTCATTCACAAGCACAAACCATATATATGATCGTTTGTCATTAAAACAAAGCTGTTTCGTTAGATACCTCAGAAAAGTGGTTTTTGAAAGTATTGTTTTCTGCCCTATTTAGAGTGGTTTATTGGTAGGCTTTGCATGGGTGTAATGTCGTGGGCCTCCTTGTGGTCCTGTAGAATTTTGAAGCCCCCGCTCTTGAACACTTTTTTGAACACAATTTTTATGGTGTCCAACTTTCTTTTTGGCCCATATTATATTGCTTGTTCCCTAAGAGATAACTTGTTGTGTACGATTTGTGTGTAGGTTTATGATCATTGTCCTCATTTCAGTCATTTcattgacaaaaattaaaatacctcTATCTTCTGCCTGTTGTTAACAATTCGTTCtcgttgaaagtcattaaaatcaacaaaactaAATGTTAATATTCTCTACGGTCTGCTGTAATAATGAGATATCTACTTTTAATGACTTATTTAACAAGTTAGAATTTATATTCTTACTAACGTTTTATCTTAACTAGTCAGAATGCGGATCCGGATGTACCGAGGTTATATTTGGAATGCAAGTCCCTGGTACGCATATACACGAGCGGACAGGTTGGCATGAAATATTACCCAAGCTAATTATGCAGGGTTTATTTCAGGTCGCAATATATTGAAGTGCACCATACAAAATCCTCATCAAATctatttgtatgtttattttcagTCACTCTTCTGATAAATCCGTCATTCTGACGAGGTAATTCTTTGTATGTGCACTTTCTTGAGGTCACGTTTTAATAGCAGAATGTTCTTTTATTTTTCCTGTACATTCGCAAGGCATTCGTATTTTAACATGGTGTATATAGATACTGATAAGCAAGCCCGCAAAAGCAAACATCACAGGACTCACTAAACCGTTTACCATTGATATTGCGTTGGGATGACAAGAGCGCTATATCTTATCGCCTTAACCTTACAACAGTTGTGCAGCACTTCCACCAGACTTAGACCTGGCAACATTTTCCCACTGGTCTCTGTCTTCAATAAATACATGTTGAAGCCATTCTACTGACATATGACATACATTACCCACACATTACCATTTACTGGTGCTGTAGAAGTGAACTCCTTTACTTCTGTGCAATGAATTAGACACATATGCACATTCTGCACCATATCAGGGGAAGgtcataagggactggacagaaattacaagggGAGGGGGgctgatgtttttcaaaatcacactgctCGAAATATTACCCTTCAAAAGTGCTCGCataaaaaataatgacccttcCTAAAGTTCACGCACAAAAAAGAGTAACCCTCTCTCCGTGTGTCATGGCCCCCGGAATAATTTcttattgacctttgacctttaaaataatactttttaaCCTTTGCAAGTAAGCATATTTAtgcaatatttacattattCTATAAAACTATATACTTCTCTAAGTACAATTGGTCTTTCAAAAATTAATAGGCACAATAGCTATCATGTTTACCTTGTCTTATAATTGGCTTGTAGTTGTACTAAAAACATTATTATCGTTTCCGGCAGGTTTTTTTGCACTTAATTCATTGTTTGCTGCCCCTGATATATACAGAATACAAATTTAACGAGATTATGATCGCGACTAATTTAGGTATTCTTAGAGGGTTGGTGCAGTTTTACGTTGTCATAAAGACTTAATTATTGATCTTTAATTGAACAGATTGTGAGCGTTACAGATCAGCATCATAGGAAAACAACATGCCGAATTTCATCGACGTATAGGCAGGTTAACTTAAAACAGTGTGTTTGCTTGAAACATTTGCGGAAcacattttttaccaaattgaaGGTCTCTCGCGAGAAGTGTAGCTAGATACAGTAATATTTGCTTGATGTAGTAAATAGCCACAAATTTATTAATGGTGAAGTTAAGAAGTGACGCTTTAGTTTAACACGAAACAAATGTGTTAGAATGGGATATTGTACTGTCGGTTTAATTTATTCAGCAAATTTAAGCTTATCTACCTTGGTTTTACGGATAATTCGTAATATAGGAACTTTCAGCTATAGTGTACCTAACATAaaattgaacaattaaaagatcctattcagtagttccaatcgtgtttttgactAAGCTATTGCTGGTGTGCCAATCCTGTTACTTATCGAAAcatgttttgttaattttgatgtcaTTTAGCTCTGCTAAATTCTGTCGAGACATGGCGGATGCTGTGGCAAGTGGCAGCGGTGCGAGTGGTGACAGAGAAACCAGAAAAAGAAAACATGTGAGTGGTAATGAAGACGATGATGGCAATGCTGATGATGAAGGTGATGgagacgatgatgatgatgacggtgaGAATACAAATGAGGAAGGTGTACGGCAAAAGATGCCGGTAGGTATAGCAAGTCTTTCATCGCTaaaacactcacacacacacaatgttgACACGAAATTTTATGCCATCTGATCACTGTTATTCTCTATAGAATTGTGATTGGGCTTGAACAAGAGTAAAGCTTCACTTATAGAAGAACAAAGAGAGAGTATCTCCTGTGTCACTATCTCGTTGATTTTGTTTCGCCTGTATGCTCATGGAGCTGTTAATGTGCTTATATCTGCCAGTGtgtttatctgtttgtctgtctttaaCCACCGTCGACAATTTTTGACTGAAATTCTTTCTACAGTTTAAGTCACGCAAACAAAGAATTGAAAGGCTTCAGTCGGTGAAGCTTGCATAAATAGTGTACACTTGCCAATTTACGGTTTTCGAcgcatttcatatttttgcatcTGCATTCTTGAATTTGATAAACTTTTGTAAGTTGCTTATCAGTGGAGAGGTCATTCGTGTTTAATAAATGATCATacgatttgcatatttgtattacTTAGAATCTTTCCATTAAGCTTCTCAGCAGCcacttgtcaaatttctttgTCGCCTtgacaaaatgaattttaattgcAAAATCTCAAACACATCATTTGATCAGAGATATGCGAAGCTACTTTCTATCCCATTAACtgattgatttttaaaatttcttctaCAGAAACTGGCAATAGATCTCCATCGTCCTGCTGCACTAATTGTGATGGATAGATGGGGTTCTCCAATCCATGGTGGCATTGCAGCTGCGCTATACCTATTAATTGGTCTGCTGAAAACATGGGGACTTGTAATTCACTGCACAGTTTTAGAAGCGGACGACAATACTGTTAAAGAGGCTACACGTTTAGGAGTAAATTTAATTTTGCCCGAAAGAAATTCTCACTATAAAACTTTGAGACCAACTTACATTTGGCTAGTAGCGCACAAAACTTTCTTTCCCCAACTAGGAAAACTCGAAAACTTGAAATTCGTTCTCGGATTCGGAATGGTTACATCATCAGTCGCTCTGGACATTAAAGACAAGGTTCTAGTCGCTGCAAAATACTTTCATGTCAATATATGGAGTCCGGAGGAACTGAAACATGATATGTTCAATATATTTGTCAATGACAAGGAAGCATTTGATTTAAACTGTGAATTACTGGATGTCCAAAATTTACGAGCAGATGCCGTATTGTCCATAGGgaagaaaatatttgaatactttCATGACAGGCTTGGTGAACAACTAATATCACATTTTCTTCTCTTACCGCAACCACAAACGCTATATTTCAAAGTGCCGACTAAAAGCATGCCACAGAAATgcaactttcaaattttgacaccTTTTGAAACCTGCTTTGTATCAGAACTGACACACCGAGATTTAATCCCAGCGGCCATAAATCTTGTAGCAAAAACTTATGATAAAGTTAATGATGAACCACCTAAATGGAAAATTCTCTGCCATGATAAGCATGGGGATAGTGACATAAGTAAGCGTTTAAAACCACACTCTAAACTTACACTAATAATCAAAGGTTttacaaatattacatttacaGATGAAATTAGGTATTCACACCTTCTCATAATACCACCGCGCTCTCAAAATTCGCTGAATGTCACTATGGCAACGATAGCCAGTGGTAAACCGATCATTGTTCCACAAATGTCGGAAGGTGATTATTTTATTCaacaatacttttctgaatATCGTCACAATATGGTTGTCGAAATGCGTGGTAAACCAGACGAATTAAAGAAAAGAATAATCGATATTATTGATAATTATGACATGTACAGAAGCAAAGCGTCCCAAGTTAGAGAGATAATGGGAACTGAAGTGATGGGAGTAATAGAAAGAATAAACTCTAAATTACGACGTGCAGTAGAATTATACGTTCAGCTACCTCAGAAGCCGGAGTCTTCATCTGCAGCTGACGACCGTTCAACAAAAGGtaggaatatttcaacaaaacgGAGGATAATCTTTTCCCATTGCTACCAAACACAATATTGCAGTGCCTGATCAATATGGCGTCTAAGGGTATATCCTTAAAGCAAAAGCTTCACTGTGCATGTAGGTACAGGCTATTCTTCATCTAGCAATTCACTAAAAATAGAAAACTATCAAGATGGTATACAAATATGTTGATAACATCATAAATATTTCTCGAGATTTCTCAGAAAACCAACCTGAAGAttatatactggtatatgtaATGAAGCTAGATCATACTCGATTTTACATAATAGATGTATTAATGCTCCTTAAATCTTGTCTAAATATCTAAATAGAGTATGTATTTGTGGTTTATCTCGTCTCACGTTCGGCTTTCTTGTATTCTTAGAAACGACGATGTCCACCGTAGGTTGCACCCAGTCCACACCAGAGGATGCTGCCATCAACAGTCAACGCTCAACTCAAGAGGAGCGAACAATGGGTAAGAGGTTTCTCAAAGAATCataataaatttacaaaacaatagtCACAAGTTGGGCCCTATAGCTCTTCAAAACAATGTTGGGACAATTTAAAACCAATATCACGAAGAGGGATAGAAAATTGCaatacagtaaataaatgatatatatatatatatatatatatatatatatatatatatatatatatatatatatatatatatatatatatatatatatatatatatatatatatatatatatatatatatatattacttgttGAAGATCTTTCATGTACTTAttataccacagtccctctggcAGGGTCAGTAAGTGTTCTAACATTGTAGAAAAGAGTTTACACAAGTCAGAAGTTTATGTATCAGTACATTAGGCTTCTCTTCTGTATATGTTCAAATATTGTGCAATTGTGTCCTTAAAGTTGGGGTAAATACAATTAAAAGGACAGGATGTCGACATGTTGATGAATTGTAATGCATTGCCTGTTATTTGGACAGAAATAATTGTTGGCGCTGACCATTCATTAAAGCATCATACTCCCTGTTATTTAGGGTCAGTTGATGTTCATCTATCGACTGCACACGGTAACGCAGACAACGGTTCATCCATGTCAGATGTGACTGATCGCTTCTACACAATAGAAGGAAACAGGCCAGCAAGTGAGGGGACAGGGAGAGTCATAAGCAACATACATGATGGCCTGGAAGTGGTGAACGGAGGTAAAGGTTGTCTACGCTATGTGGTAAAATGCCGTTCACTCGAAGCACTGGAAGCACTGTGGAGTGAGTATATCAGTGGACGACTGGACAAAACCATCCATTCTACAATTATCACACCAACACTACTCAGCAAGATTCAAGCTCACTATCTAACCCTTGATATCTATATTCCAGTACAGAATTATTTACTCTGCAAAAGGGAACTGCCACTGATCACAGGTAATAAAAGCATTCTTTAAACAGGCTTCTTTTTGCTAATGATGAAAAAGTATTCCCGGtttgttttgaatatttaattgtaccTCAGGTGTATCTTGGATCTGGTGGTCAGATGCTCACTGAAAATTTCTCTGTCAGAATTAATGCGTAAAATTCATGATGTTAGGGACTGAGGCCAAAGCATTAAACTatataactttcaaaaataCGCTATAACAAGCATTTGCTCCATAATAATAAGTACTTGTGTCATAGTAAATACACTGTGTTCATGCCTCGACTTTTACATTTTACTCTGATTTGTTTGATTACAGTTCATATGCCAATTAATGTCTGATATGCTCCTTCAATACTATCTCATAATGTTTTTGAACCTCATTTTTATTTACCTTACCTGTGATAGGATATCCCGACGCGTAAAGTTACTCGAGTtgaggttccaagacaagaaattgacctttttaatctaacaattctctggtggttaataagctcagaacccccgtaaattatatattttcggaaagcccagatataggggaacattttggttaccatagtgtgaCCATTGTATACATACCATATGACGTTACAGGTAATTTGCACAACgtttcaaaaatctgttttccctatgttttgtttcaatgctttgagatatgttgctgaaatttgtgtgagtgcaagctgtcctaaggatcttccaaagtgtgtctcagaattgtTTTAAACCTTCTAGAAcaattttatgccagaaaaacttccagagcggtgaattcaATCCTAGTTGATTCCTCTAAAATTGTGCTCTGAAATATAACTAAGCAAAGTATAAAAAATCTGCGACAAACCTTGGAAGAGCATTGTGGTAGCTTGTATTCCAGAAAGCTTGagtcaaatattttgaagaatgGAGACAAAACAtcgggaaaaccgatttttgaaaggttatgcagaTGACCTGTcgcgtgatagttatgtaaaaaatggtgacactgttgataccaaaatgttcccctatactTAGGTCTTTTAGCTCCGCGAGCTTATCAAAcaggttgattttccgttgtAGTCCGTCATCCGTCGTCATCATccgtcgtctgtcaacaattgccttctcctctgaaactgcaagtccgattgctttgaaattttatatgctgtTTACTTGGGGTGACGTCACGTAcgtttcttcaaatcgtggtgaaatttgcatatttgtattttgggggcatttttgctgtttttggtaaaaaatcttctctgaaaccgcttgtccgattgctttgaaatttgatatgcagtttacttggggtgacttcagttagatttgttcaaatcgtggtgaaatttgcagatttgtatttttaaggcaatttttgtcgtttttggtaaaaaactctttaaaaatcttcttcttcaaaactacaggacagacagctttgatatttggtatataggtccctagggatgatctatttcagatttgttcaaattgtgcagaaatatgcaaatttgcatttttaaggcaatttttgccatttttggtcaaaaaatgtgtttctcaaaaagtactggtctgatggttttgaaatttaatatacaggtttctacagataaacttagTAATATATTAAGTTtcagatgaaatctgtaattttgtatttttggggcaatttttgccatttttggtcaaaaaatgtgtatttccaaaactactcatctgatagctttgcaatttgatatacaagtttctacagatgaacgaaatgatatttattgaaattatgatgaaatctgcaattttgtaattttggggcaatttttgccatttttgtcaaaaaatgtgtatttccaaaactactcatctaatagctttgcaatttgatatacagattcctacagatgaacgaaatgatatttattgaaattatgatgaaatctgcaattttgtatttttggggcaacttttgccatttttggtcaaaaaatgtgtattaccaaaactactcatctgatagcttttcaatttgatatacaagtttctacagatgaacgaaatgacatttgttgaaattatgatgaaatctgcaattttgtaatttgggggcaatttttgccatttttgtcaaaaaatgtgtatttccaaaactactcatctaatagctttgcaatttgatatacaggttcctacagatgaacgaaatgatatttattgaaattattatgaaatctgcaattttgtatttttggggcaatttttgccctatttgatcaaaaaatgtcttttccaaaaagtactggtctgatagctttgaaatttggtatacaagcttctatagatgaacttagtaaaatatattgaatttctgatgaaatctgtaattttgtatttttgggggcaatttttgccatttttgtcaaaaaatgtgtatttccaaaactactcatctgatagctttgaaatttagcatacaggtttctatagatgaactaaatgatatttattgaaattataatgaaatctgcaattt contains the following coding sequences:
- the LOC139130163 gene encoding uncharacterized protein isoform X2, with the translated sequence MADAVASGSGASGDRETRKRKHVSGNEDDDGNADDEGDGDDDDDDGENTNEEGVRQKMPKLAIDLHRPAALIVMDRWGSPIHGGIAAALYLLIGLLKTWGLVIHCTVLEADDNTVKEATRLGVNLILPERNSHYKTLRPTYIWLVAHKTFFPQLGKLENLKFVLGFGMVTSSVALDIKDKVLVAAKYFHVNIWSPEELKHDMFNIFVNDKEAFDLNCELLDVQNLRADAVLSIGKKIFEYFHDRLGEQLISHFLLLPQPQTLYFKVPTKSMPQKCNFQILTPFETCFVSELTHRDLIPAAINLVAKTYDKVNDEPPKWKILCHDKHGDSDISKRLKPHSKLTLIIKGFTNITFTDEIRYSHLLIIPPRSQNSLNVTMATIASGKPIIVPQMSEGDYFIQQYFSEYRHNMVVEMRGKPDELKKRIIDIIDNYDMYRSKASQVREIMGTEVMGVIERINSKLRRAVELYVQLPQKPESSSAADDRSTKETTMSTVGCTQSTPEDAAINSQRSTQEERTMGSVDVHLSTAHGNADNGSSMSDVTDRFYTIEGNRPASEGTGRVISNIHDGLEVVNGGKGCLRYVVKCRSLEALEALWSEYISGRLDKTIHSTIITPTLLSKIQAHYLTLDIYIPVQNYLLCKRELPLITGPVTVPSRRHSVAAVTALQTVNYKDPIQSQTIDKLSLILSKIQIQDSKTNSDVLSRDDFRIEELHHFRTTFATKRHKLKLTVLDEESKLGQSERKRDKLRTNSDTESSVLSTKDCMISKFVLLEKHSSKHTSQSKAAQLEAGQNLMVQREFATIQHIREKEMSEASKAMFNQMQSDLEQVNHGLPVRESVLEVFEEGIMPGQLHWAMGIYIKNNGQWVICDRGNHRVQVIDPIKLCCDLILQFHAFPNPFNPVNVTVDEDNDQYFMSDKRNGQVVVSSGQSKILNCFGRKEGIQPTGICLSPDGFIFMVTGMEDM
- the LOC139130163 gene encoding uncharacterized protein isoform X1, which gives rise to MADAVASGSGASGDRETRKRKHVSGNEDDDGNADDEGDGDDDDDDGENTNEEGVRQKMPKLAIDLHRPAALIVMDRWGSPIHGGIAAALYLLIGLLKTWGLVIHCTVLEADDNTVKEATRLGVNLILPERNSHYKTLRPTYIWLVAHKTFFPQLGKLENLKFVLGFGMVTSSVALDIKDKVLVAAKYFHVNIWSPEELKHDMFNIFVNDKEAFDLNCELLDVQNLRADAVLSIGKKIFEYFHDRLGEQLISHFLLLPQPQTLYFKVPTKSMPQKCNFQILTPFETCFVSELTHRDLIPAAINLVAKTYDKVNDEPPKWKILCHDKHGDSDISKRLKPHSKLTLIIKGFTNITFTDEIRYSHLLIIPPRSQNSLNVTMATIASGKPIIVPQMSEGDYFIQQYFSEYRHNMVVEMRGKPDELKKRIIDIIDNYDMYRSKASQVREIMGTEVMGVIERINSKLRRAVELYVQLPQKPESSSAADDRSTKETTMSTVGCTQSTPEDAAINSQRSTQEERTMGSVDVHLSTAHGNADNGSSMSDVTDRFYTIEGNRPASEGTGRVISNIHDGLEVVNGGKGCLRYVVKCRSLEALEALWSEYISGRLDKTIHSTIITPTLLSKIQAHYLTLDIYIPVQNYLLCKRELPLITGPVTVPSRRHSVAAVTALQTVNYKDPIQSQTIDKLSLILSKIQIQDSKTNSDVLSRDDFRIEELHHFRTTFATKRHKLKLTVLDEESKLGQSERKRDKLRTNSDTESSVLSTKDCMISKFVLLEKHSSKHTSQSKAAQLEAGQNLMVQREFATIQHIREKEMSEASKAMFNQMQSDLEQVNHGYPVKESVLEVFGKGSMPGQLNDAMGIYIKNNGQWVICDEGNHRVQVIDPIKLCCDLILQFHAFPNPFNPVDVTVDEDNDQYFMSDAGNGQVVVSSGQSKILNCFGRKEGIEPTGICLSPDGFIFIGDYNGYVRKYNKSGEHIARTEEGQVSEPWDLIVNKKWIFVSDDGRECVHVLNHQMQSIRDIGKGHLERPVGLCFDHQQDGIYVCDHNGHRVVHFNCDGEFLSYKGQGQLEEPRFIALCKDNPYRLVVTQQYCIKLLYI